One genomic window of Chitinophagaceae bacterium includes the following:
- a CDS encoding DEAD/DEAH box helicase: protein MSFEALNLSAPILTALKSKGYVQPTSVQKQAIPVIIEGRDIFGSAQTGSGKTAAFALPLLQLMSTKPATHRGVRTLVLAPTRELALQIADSFRDYGKHLGLKHVTIFGGVSQHAQTTALRNGVSIIVATPGRLLDLMDQGFVKLNDVEFLVLDEADKMFDMGFIKDIKKIVAKVPANRQTLFFSATLPPEIKQLAASLLRQPVTVEVKPVAGSEVLVEQKLYYVDKINKTALLCDLLKEEKIHQALVFTRTKHGADKLVKALALKGIRASAIHGNKAQNARQRALDDFKTKRITILVATDVASRGIDVKELPYVFNYDLPDQADSYTHRIGRTGRAGASGFAFSFCSADERMLLKDVQKATGKQIPVAEHAYMMNMNQPVNQKEVASSPSHSRSSNNSNTFSKRRRFSRY, encoded by the coding sequence ATGTCATTTGAAGCATTGAATCTTTCCGCGCCAATTTTAACAGCGCTGAAATCGAAAGGGTATGTACAACCCACTTCTGTACAAAAACAAGCGATACCGGTTATTATAGAAGGCCGCGATATATTCGGAAGCGCACAAACAGGATCCGGAAAAACAGCTGCGTTCGCACTTCCGTTATTGCAATTAATGAGCACAAAACCGGCCACTCACAGAGGTGTACGTACTTTAGTATTGGCGCCAACAAGAGAACTGGCACTCCAGATCGCAGATAGTTTTCGTGATTATGGAAAGCACCTTGGACTGAAACACGTAACCATTTTTGGTGGTGTTTCCCAACATGCACAAACAACTGCATTGCGCAATGGTGTTTCTATTATTGTAGCCACTCCGGGCCGTTTACTGGATCTGATGGATCAGGGCTTTGTGAAACTGAATGATGTTGAGTTCCTGGTGCTGGATGAAGCAGATAAAATGTTTGACATGGGCTTTATCAAAGACATCAAGAAGATTGTCGCTAAAGTTCCAGCGAACCGTCAGACTTTATTCTTTTCCGCCACTTTACCACCTGAAATAAAGCAACTGGCTGCATCATTGCTTCGTCAACCCGTAACGGTTGAAGTAAAGCCTGTTGCTGGCTCAGAAGTTTTGGTGGAGCAGAAGTTGTATTACGTAGATAAAATCAACAAGACTGCTTTGCTTTGCGATTTGCTGAAAGAAGAAAAAATCCACCAGGCATTGGTCTTCACACGCACCAAGCATGGAGCAGATAAACTGGTAAAAGCTTTAGCACTGAAAGGAATCCGCGCCTCCGCCATTCATGGTAATAAAGCACAAAATGCCCGTCAACGCGCATTGGATGATTTCAAAACCAAACGCATTACCATACTTGTTGCCACCGATGTTGCATCACGTGGTATTGATGTAAAAGAACTTCCTTACGTATTCAATTATGACTTGCCGGATCAGGCAGATTCCTATACGCATCGTATCGGCCGCACAGGTCGGGCAGGTGCCAGCGGATTTGCATTTTCATTTTGCAGCGCTGATGAAAGAATGTTATTGAAAGATGTTCAGAAAGCAACCGGCAAACAGATTCCCGTAGCAGAACATGCATACATGATGAATATGAACCAGCCTGTTAACCAAAAGGAAGTTGCTTCATCGCCATCACATTCACGTTCTTCCAACAACAGTAACACCTTCAGTAAACGCAGAAGGTTTTCGAGGTATTGA
- a CDS encoding long-chain fatty acid--CoA ligase, translated as MEFTRIFDVITYQQKNFPKVDCLCGKVNGQWVRHNTHTVVDYMNNVSMALIGSGIKKGDAISIIGNNRPEWNFVDLGIMQVGAVTVPIYPTISEEDYVYILNNAEVKMLFVSSQELYEKMTTIKSRIPSLLEIFTFDLVEGAVHWKEFLKRAVHCDISEVMAVNATIDQHDIACMIYTSGTTGFPKGVMLSHYNVVENMKSVFDVLPINEKQTSLSFLPLNHVFEKLVIYCYFMKGVSVYYAESMDTIGENLREVKPHFFTCVPRLLEKVYERIVSKGLELSGAKKALFFWALRVGEQWDGQRNQGSWYHLKLKLARKLVFSKWKEALGGNIFAICSGAAPLNAKIGKVFTAAGITVMEGYGLTETSPVISVNRYNFEDNMLGTVGPLVPGVQVKIAEDGEILCKGPNIMVGYYKLPDKTEEAIDKEGWFHTGDIGEFVNEKFLKITDRKKELFKTSGGKYVAPQPLENKFKESFFIEQMMVIGDGRKFVSALIVPSFTNLKSWCEKSGLLCNTNETMIRDQKVLEKYQQVVDEKNKEFGHTDQIKKFRLMPDEWTVPGGQLTPTMKLKRKVIIEKYRNLIEGMYGD; from the coding sequence ATTGAATTCACCCGTATTTTTGATGTGATTACATATCAACAGAAAAACTTTCCCAAGGTCGATTGCCTTTGCGGAAAAGTAAATGGCCAATGGGTCCGGCACAATACCCATACAGTAGTGGATTATATGAACAATGTGAGCATGGCGTTGATAGGATCCGGTATAAAAAAAGGAGATGCGATATCTATTATCGGGAATAACAGACCGGAGTGGAATTTTGTTGATTTAGGTATCATGCAGGTTGGTGCGGTTACCGTTCCCATTTATCCGACTATCAGTGAAGAGGATTATGTGTATATCCTGAACAATGCGGAAGTGAAGATGCTGTTCGTATCATCGCAGGAGTTATATGAGAAAATGACAACGATAAAAAGCAGGATTCCTTCGTTGCTGGAAATTTTCACGTTTGACCTGGTGGAAGGTGCTGTTCATTGGAAAGAATTCCTGAAGCGCGCGGTGCATTGTGATATCAGTGAGGTGATGGCTGTTAACGCGACAATTGATCAGCACGATATTGCCTGCATGATTTATACTTCCGGAACTACAGGTTTTCCCAAAGGGGTAATGCTCTCTCATTATAATGTAGTGGAAAATATGAAGTCGGTTTTTGATGTGCTCCCGATCAATGAAAAACAAACATCGCTCAGCTTCTTGCCATTGAATCATGTCTTTGAAAAACTGGTGATCTATTGCTATTTCATGAAAGGTGTTTCTGTGTATTATGCAGAAAGCATGGATACCATCGGTGAGAATTTGCGCGAAGTAAAACCACATTTTTTTACGTGTGTGCCGCGCCTGCTCGAAAAAGTTTATGAGCGTATTGTAAGTAAAGGATTGGAGTTGAGCGGTGCAAAAAAAGCACTTTTTTTCTGGGCACTTCGCGTTGGTGAGCAATGGGATGGCCAACGGAATCAGGGTTCATGGTACCATCTTAAATTGAAGCTTGCAAGAAAACTGGTTTTCAGCAAATGGAAAGAAGCATTAGGCGGGAATATATTTGCAATCTGTTCTGGAGCTGCACCATTAAATGCAAAGATCGGAAAGGTGTTTACCGCAGCAGGTATTACCGTGATGGAAGGTTATGGACTTACGGAAACTTCGCCTGTAATTTCTGTGAACCGTTATAATTTTGAAGACAACATGTTAGGAACAGTAGGACCACTTGTACCGGGTGTTCAGGTAAAAATTGCAGAAGACGGGGAGATTTTATGCAAAGGCCCGAACATCATGGTTGGCTATTATAAACTTCCTGATAAGACTGAGGAAGCAATTGACAAAGAGGGATGGTTTCATACCGGCGATATCGGTGAATTTGTGAATGAAAAATTTTTAAAGATCACTGACAGGAAGAAAGAACTCTTTAAAACTTCGGGGGGCAAATATGTTGCTCCGCAACCCCTGGAGAATAAATTCAAAGAATCCTTTTTTATCGAACAGATGATGGTGATTGGCGACGGACGCAAGTTTGTATCTGCACTCATCGTTCCATCCTTCACCAACCTTAAATCCTGGTGTGAGAAAAGCGGACTGCTGTGCAATACCAATGAAACGATGATACGCGATCAGAAAGTGCTGGAAAAATATCAGCAGGTTGTGGATGAAAAAAACAAAGAGTTCGGACATACAGATCAGATTAAAAAATTCCGTTTGATGCCGGATGAATGGACTGTTCCTGGCGGACAACTCACTCCCACCATGAAGTTGAAACGGAAAGTTATTATTGAGAAATACAGGAATTTGATTGAGGGGATGTATGGGGATTAG
- a CDS encoding FAD-binding protein, protein MLPFHKIAAEDIQHFESICGVIQVMTDETALFHYSHDETEDLKFLPEIVLKPSSASEISSIMRYCNEKNICVTPRAAGTGLSGGALPVSGGVILSIERLNKILFIDERNHQVTVEPGMITQVLQEAVKEKGLFYPPDPASRGSCFIGGNIAENSGGPKAVKYGVVKDYVLNLEVVLPNGEIIMTGANVLKNATGYNLTQLMVGSEGTLGIVTKIVLRLIPHPQYDLLMLVPFRNAVQACESVNAIFREGIIPSAMEFMERDAIDWTMRFANVPPIPIAEDVQAHLLIEVDGNDPDQLFKEMEKITAVVSLFDVGDILFAESAQQKSDLWKMRRSVAEAVKSNSVYKEEDTVVPRAELPKLLQGVKAIGKKYGFKSVCYGHAGDGNLHVNIIKDEMVEQEWSEKLPQGIREIFQLCVQLGGTISGEHGIGWVQKPYMDVAFTPTQLNLMMQIKNVFDPNGIMNPGKIFPD, encoded by the coding sequence ATGCTACCATTTCATAAAATTGCGGCTGAAGATATTCAGCATTTTGAATCTATCTGCGGAGTCATTCAGGTAATGACTGATGAAACTGCTTTGTTTCATTACAGTCATGATGAAACAGAAGATTTAAAGTTCCTGCCGGAGATTGTACTCAAACCCTCATCAGCATCAGAGATCAGCTCTATAATGCGTTACTGCAATGAGAAAAATATCTGTGTAACACCAAGAGCAGCGGGCACCGGTTTAAGTGGTGGTGCATTGCCGGTTTCAGGAGGAGTTATTCTTTCGATTGAACGATTGAATAAAATACTTTTTATTGATGAACGCAATCACCAGGTTACGGTAGAACCAGGTATGATTACGCAAGTGTTACAGGAAGCTGTAAAAGAAAAAGGATTGTTTTATCCGCCTGACCCCGCCAGCCGTGGCTCTTGTTTTATTGGTGGAAACATTGCAGAAAATTCCGGTGGACCGAAAGCAGTGAAATACGGTGTGGTAAAAGATTATGTATTGAATTTGGAAGTTGTACTGCCGAATGGGGAAATAATAATGACGGGTGCCAATGTATTAAAAAATGCAACCGGTTATAACCTCACGCAATTGATGGTGGGCAGTGAAGGAACGCTGGGTATTGTAACAAAAATTGTGTTGCGGTTAATTCCACATCCGCAGTATGACTTACTGATGCTGGTGCCCTTTCGAAATGCTGTACAGGCCTGTGAAAGCGTTAACGCAATATTCAGGGAAGGAATCATTCCATCTGCCATGGAGTTTATGGAACGTGATGCTATTGACTGGACCATGCGTTTTGCAAATGTTCCACCTATTCCTATTGCAGAAGATGTGCAGGCACATCTGTTAATTGAAGTGGATGGCAATGATCCTGATCAGTTGTTTAAAGAGATGGAAAAAATCACCGCTGTTGTTTCACTGTTTGATGTCGGGGATATTTTGTTTGCCGAATCAGCACAGCAAAAATCGGATCTCTGGAAGATGCGTCGCAGTGTTGCAGAAGCAGTGAAATCAAATTCAGTTTATAAGGAAGAAGATACAGTAGTGCCACGCGCAGAATTACCCAAATTATTGCAAGGTGTGAAGGCTATTGGAAAGAAGTACGGTTTCAAATCAGTTTGCTATGGACATGCCGGCGATGGCAATCTTCATGTAAATATTATTAAGGATGAAATGGTCGAACAGGAATGGTCAGAAAAACTGCCGCAAGGCATCCGTGAAATTTTTCAACTCTGTGTTCAATTAGGCGGTACGATTTCCGGCGAGCATGGTATTGGCTGGGTACAAAAGCCATACATGGATGTAGCTTTCACTCCCACTCAATTGAACCTGATGATGCAGATCAAAAATGTTTTTGATCCAAACGGCATTATGAATCCCGGAAAAATCTTTCCGGATTAG
- a CDS encoding saccharopine dehydrogenase NADP-binding domain-containing protein, protein MDQSSFLLYGANGYTGELIARFARQYQLQPILAGRNAATIQPLAAKLNLPFKIFSLDDTTALLNALREVTVVVNAAGPFALTAKKMVDACLQTGTHYLDINGDIALFELLKKLDAAAKEAGIMVMPGVGFDVVPTDCMALFLKKLLPDANSLKLAFATLGGGISHGTATTMTTKLGEGGAMRKNGVIVRVPLGDKGMEIDFGRKKLFAMRIPWGDISTAHFTTGIPDIETYTNIQPAIYRALKFQSFYNWLLRTSKVRSFVSRKINARAAGPSDAQRNEAICLIWGQVSNATGKSVTARMSGPEGYTLTFITTLLITQKVLHGELKIGYQTPAAVYGENMVLEVPGMKREIVYDKLKE, encoded by the coding sequence ATGGATCAATCTTCCTTTTTGCTTTACGGCGCCAATGGTTATACCGGTGAATTAATTGCGCGTTTCGCCAGGCAATATCAACTGCAACCCATACTGGCCGGAAGAAATGCAGCAACCATTCAACCGCTTGCTGCAAAACTAAATCTGCCTTTCAAAATTTTTAGTCTTGATGATACAACAGCATTGCTGAATGCCTTGCGTGAAGTAACAGTGGTCGTAAATGCTGCAGGTCCATTTGCATTAACTGCAAAAAAAATGGTGGATGCCTGTTTGCAAACTGGCACGCATTATCTTGATATCAATGGTGATATCGCACTGTTTGAGTTGTTGAAAAAGCTCGATGCTGCAGCCAAAGAAGCCGGCATCATGGTGATGCCGGGTGTAGGTTTTGATGTGGTGCCTACAGATTGCATGGCTTTATTCCTCAAGAAATTACTGCCTGATGCCAATAGCCTTAAATTGGCTTTTGCCACCCTCGGTGGTGGAATTTCACACGGCACAGCAACTACAATGACAACTAAACTAGGCGAAGGCGGTGCGATGAGAAAAAACGGAGTGATTGTGCGAGTTCCTTTGGGCGATAAAGGAATGGAAATTGATTTTGGCAGGAAGAAATTATTTGCGATGCGTATTCCCTGGGGTGATATTTCGACAGCACATTTCACAACCGGCATTCCGGACATTGAAACATATACGAACATTCAACCTGCCATTTACAGGGCATTAAAATTTCAGTCTTTTTACAATTGGTTGCTGAGAACTTCAAAAGTGCGCAGTTTCGTGAGCAGGAAAATTAATGCACGTGCTGCCGGACCATCTGATGCACAACGTAATGAAGCCATTTGCCTTATCTGGGGACAAGTCAGCAACGCAACAGGTAAAAGTGTAACAGCAAGAATGAGCGGACCGGAAGGTTACACCCTAACATTCATTACTACCTTGCTCATCACTCAGAAAGTTTTACATGGAGAATTGAAAATTGGTTATCAGACACCTGCTGCAGTGTATGGTGAAAACATGGTATTGGAAGTTCCGGGTATGAAAAGAGAAATTGTGTACGACAAACTAAAAGAATAA
- a CDS encoding group III truncated hemoglobin: MQMKDINDESDIRILVDAFYRKVLVDPVIGFIFTEIADLSWEKHMPVMYAFWSSTLLGVAGYNSNPMEKHFHLDKKIKLEKAHFDQWLKLWEETVHELFSGKTSEEAISRAKNIAALMHHKIAQQRNINS; the protein is encoded by the coding sequence ATGCAGATGAAAGATATTAATGATGAATCTGACATTAGAATACTGGTTGATGCCTTCTACCGCAAAGTGTTGGTTGATCCGGTCATCGGATTTATTTTTACGGAAATAGCTGATCTCTCCTGGGAGAAGCATATGCCTGTCATGTATGCATTCTGGAGTTCGACCTTATTGGGTGTGGCCGGTTACAACAGCAATCCTATGGAAAAGCACTTTCATCTTGATAAAAAAATTAAGCTGGAAAAGGCGCATTTTGATCAATGGCTGAAGTTGTGGGAAGAAACAGTGCATGAACTCTTCTCCGGAAAAACGTCAGAAGAAGCCATATCAAGAGCGAAAAATATTGCCGCATTGATGCATCACAAGATTGCGCAGCAGCGGAATATAAATTCTTAG
- a CDS encoding DUF4281 domain-containing protein, translating into MNNDQIFSAVSMLALCSWLLLIIAPYRKLTEKIIFSGIIAILSILYVYLIVFHIREAPDGGFNSLNEVALLFKNPALLLAGWIHYLAFDLLAGLFIVNNARQHQINRWILIPCLLLTFMFGPCGLLLYVLIRTYKARQYITTNF; encoded by the coding sequence ATGAACAACGATCAAATTTTCAGTGCTGTAAGCATGCTGGCACTTTGCAGTTGGCTGTTACTGATTATTGCGCCATACCGCAAATTGACGGAGAAAATAATCTTCAGTGGCATCATCGCGATCTTGTCCATACTGTATGTTTATTTGATTGTATTTCACATCAGGGAAGCGCCTGATGGCGGATTCAATTCCTTAAATGAAGTCGCCCTTCTTTTTAAGAATCCTGCATTACTATTGGCAGGCTGGATACATTATCTTGCCTTTGACCTGCTTGCAGGTCTATTCATCGTAAATAATGCACGGCAGCATCAGATCAATCGCTGGATACTTATACCCTGCCTGCTGCTTACTTTTATGTTTGGTCCATGCGGCTTGCTCCTGTATGTTTTGATCCGCACTTATAAAGCAAGGCAATACATCACCACCAATTTTTAG